A portion of the Gemmatimonadaceae bacterium genome contains these proteins:
- a CDS encoding response regulator has product MLTDQLAGRLILIAERDRNVRDLQSFALEAAGFVVAFVDDGEAAFAYATSNAIALIITEILIPKLDGLTLCRRLRAEPATRHVPVLVFSILAAATRAEDAGARGFLRKPFIESSFIATVSQLTTVQDHVMTVVT; this is encoded by the coding sequence ATGCTGACGGACCAGTTGGCTGGTCGGCTGATTCTCATTGCCGAGCGCGATCGCAACGTCCGCGATCTTCAATCATTCGCACTCGAGGCCGCCGGCTTCGTCGTGGCATTTGTCGACGACGGCGAGGCGGCGTTCGCCTATGCGACGTCGAACGCGATCGCGCTGATCATCACCGAGATCCTCATTCCCAAGCTCGACGGCCTGACGCTCTGCCGCCGGCTGCGCGCCGAGCCGGCGACGCGCCACGTCCCCGTGCTCGTGTTCAGTATTCTCGCGGCCGCGACGCGGGCCGAAGACGCCGGCGCCCGCGGGTTCCTGCGCAAGCCGTTCATCGAATCCAGTTTCATCGCAACGGTCAGCCAGCTGACCACAGTCCAGGACCATGTCATGACGGTTGTAACATGA
- the aroA gene encoding 3-phosphoshikimate 1-carboxyvinyltransferase: protein MEILRLEPVRAVAGVVQVPGSKSLTNRVVLLAGIAVGVTQVDNVLVADDTSRMLDALAHLGVETRRPPNATSLEIAGVGGPFRVRHADLFLGNAGTAMRPLTAMLTTGAGSFTLRGDPRMHERPIGPLVDALAALGAHIEYLAIAGYPPLRIDAAGLDGGEVHIDGSVSSQFTSALLLAAPLARGRSLIHTVNDPVSLPYVSMTIDVMKRFGIDVQFAGESSYLVEGGQTYRSPGRISIEGDWSSASYFLAAGAIRGGTVRVAGLERNTSQGDVKFLDALRDMGAFTRRGDDWVEVSRGTLHGIDVDARDFPDAAMTLATTALFATGPTSIRGIGNWRIKETDRLAAMATELRKVGATVVEGAGDLHITPPDRLTSAVIDTYGDHRMAMAFSLAALGDVPQVIRNPGVTSKTYPAYFDDFRRISQTR from the coding sequence ATGGAAATCCTGCGCCTGGAACCCGTTCGCGCCGTCGCAGGTGTCGTTCAGGTCCCCGGTTCGAAGAGCCTCACCAATCGGGTCGTGTTGCTCGCGGGAATCGCCGTTGGAGTCACGCAGGTCGACAACGTTCTGGTCGCCGACGACACGAGCCGCATGCTCGACGCGCTGGCCCATCTAGGAGTAGAGACCCGACGACCACCAAACGCGACATCGCTGGAAATCGCGGGCGTCGGCGGGCCGTTTCGCGTCCGCCACGCGGATCTCTTTCTGGGAAACGCCGGAACCGCCATGCGCCCACTGACGGCCATGCTCACGACGGGGGCCGGCTCCTTCACACTGCGCGGCGATCCGCGCATGCACGAACGGCCCATCGGTCCGCTCGTCGACGCACTCGCCGCGCTCGGCGCACACATTGAATACCTCGCGATCGCCGGCTATCCCCCGCTCCGGATCGACGCCGCTGGTCTGGATGGCGGCGAAGTTCACATCGATGGAAGCGTGTCGAGCCAGTTCACGAGCGCGCTGTTGCTCGCCGCGCCATTGGCGCGTGGCCGTTCGCTGATTCACACCGTCAACGACCCCGTGTCATTGCCGTACGTCTCCATGACGATCGATGTCATGAAGCGGTTTGGTATCGACGTGCAGTTTGCCGGTGAGTCGTCGTATCTCGTCGAGGGAGGCCAGACCTATCGGTCGCCCGGGCGAATCTCGATCGAGGGCGACTGGTCATCCGCATCCTATTTTCTTGCGGCCGGAGCAATTCGCGGTGGCACCGTTCGGGTCGCCGGGCTCGAGCGAAACACCTCGCAGGGCGACGTGAAGTTTCTCGATGCGCTCCGCGACATGGGGGCATTCACTCGTCGCGGCGACGATTGGGTCGAAGTCAGCCGCGGCACGCTCCACGGTATTGACGTCGATGCGCGCGATTTTCCGGATGCGGCGATGACGCTCGCCACCACCGCCTTGTTCGCCACGGGGCCGACATCGATTCGTGGGATCGGGAATTGGAGAATCAAGGAAACTGACAGGCTGGCGGCCATGGCAACCGAGCTCCGGAAGGTGGGAGCAACGGTCGTGGAGGGAGCCGGCGATCTACACATCACGCCTCCGGACCGCCTGACCTCCGCGGTCATCGATACGTATGGCGATCACCGAATGGCGATGGCCTTTTCGCTAGCCGCGCTTGGAGACGTGCCGCAGGTAATTCGAAATCCGGGCGTAACATCCAAGACATATCCGGCATACTTCGACGATTTTCGCCGGATCAGCCAGACGCGTTGA
- a CDS encoding response regulator, which yields MRRTADRTVLIVEPDADSRAQLRATLECDGYTVIATSGRDDALSLIDNPRINLVVTELYLGNRESRCLLNAICSPTPRRSAKVLAYTTHGRPKDRAWAAASGADAYVLKKNGAARLLEVAAKLRRTR from the coding sequence ATGCGCCGAACCGCCGACCGAACGGTCCTCATCGTCGAGCCGGACGCCGACTCACGCGCTCAGCTTCGCGCGACGCTCGAATGTGATGGATACACCGTCATCGCGACCAGCGGCCGCGATGACGCGCTGTCGCTGATCGACAACCCGCGGATCAACCTCGTAGTCACCGAGCTCTATCTCGGGAATCGCGAGAGTCGTTGCCTGCTGAATGCGATCTGTTCGCCAACGCCGCGACGGAGCGCGAAGGTGTTGGCGTATACCACGCACGGCCGTCCGAAAGACCGCGCGTGGGCGGCGGCATCGGGAGCCGACGCGTACGTGCTGAAAAAGAACGGCGCGGCGCGGCTGCTCGAGGTAGCGGCCAAGCTCCGTCGCACACGATGA
- a CDS encoding universal stress protein — protein MLAIDFGSASLGAARWATTYIASGGEAVLMHVAPCDDDLGRADGDADGDADGDADGDHEHGDESIRGMTPAFAGGLGGFAATLGVRAARNIVRIGRPSSCLAAVTNDVEAPLLVLGRRIAANRIGIGEPNVIERVARRTNASVLVVPEGTARAPEHVVAAVDDSPFGPLALRAASRLARLHEIPLTVLHVLSPVVGAYERVIRSAKKLLASNEHATRSAGASHVHVSPNKAQWLVNLGRAHGVLGRDSTEIAMGDPAREITRAAAERGAALVVVGMRGSDEAPVGSIGSVVRELLTRAPVPVLAVNGI, from the coding sequence ATGCTGGCAATCGACTTTGGCTCGGCATCGCTCGGCGCCGCGCGCTGGGCGACGACGTACATCGCGTCGGGTGGCGAGGCCGTGCTGATGCACGTCGCGCCGTGCGACGACGATCTCGGGCGCGCAGACGGAGATGCAGACGGAGATGCAGACGGAGATGCAGACGGAGATCACGAGCATGGTGACGAATCAATTCGAGGAATGACGCCTGCATTCGCCGGCGGCCTCGGGGGATTCGCGGCGACGCTCGGCGTCCGGGCCGCGAGAAACATCGTTCGCATCGGCCGCCCATCGAGCTGCCTGGCCGCGGTCACCAATGACGTCGAAGCGCCGCTGCTTGTGCTCGGCCGGCGCATCGCGGCGAATCGTATCGGCATCGGCGAGCCGAACGTGATCGAGCGTGTCGCGCGGCGAACGAACGCATCCGTGCTGGTGGTTCCCGAGGGTACTGCCCGTGCGCCCGAGCACGTCGTGGCGGCGGTCGACGACAGTCCATTTGGACCACTCGCATTGCGCGCCGCGAGCAGGCTGGCGCGCCTTCACGAGATCCCGCTGACCGTCTTGCACGTGCTGTCGCCCGTCGTCGGCGCGTACGAGCGTGTGATTCGCTCGGCGAAGAAACTGCTCGCGTCGAACGAACATGCAACGCGGAGCGCGGGTGCGAGCCATGTGCATGTATCGCCGAACAAGGCACAGTGGCTGGTGAACCTGGGGCGTGCACACGGCGTGTTGGGTCGTGACTCGACTGAGATTGCCATGGGAGATCCGGCGCGCGAGATCACCCGCGCGGCCGCCGAGCGCGGTGCAGCGTTGGTCGTCGTCGGAATGCGCGGCTCGGATGAGGCGCCGGTCGGAAGCATCGGCTCGGTCGTGAGGGAATTGCTGACACGCGCCCCGGTGCCGGTACTGGCGGTCAACGGCATCTAG
- a CDS encoding universal stress protein, with translation MMNLLRLKVVLAAIEIDETAVTTLRTASALAAAAGARLDLVHVVHAARDDDARESKKRGEQAVRGLLSRAGIDVDNTPLHVLAGDAAHSIRVLADKIRADVVVLGPHRQEIDRGNRLGSTALAIVTASWAPCLIVTERMRLPLERVLVPVDLSDTARGALVVGLSWASALRSQRSDTDPGVRLTALYADQSSSERGTAPVPQLEAELMHVRAAAGTWSGVAIEGPEIVPGDPATVIAAYATEQPVGLIVMGTRGLGLDTPGRLGSVAGDVANRVDTPILLVPPAVWQAHADAW, from the coding sequence ATGATGAACCTCCTTCGATTGAAAGTCGTGCTCGCCGCCATCGAGATCGACGAGACGGCGGTCACCACGCTGCGGACTGCATCCGCGCTCGCCGCTGCCGCCGGGGCGCGACTCGACCTGGTGCACGTAGTGCACGCGGCGCGCGACGACGATGCGCGTGAATCGAAGAAGCGAGGCGAGCAAGCCGTGCGCGGGCTGCTCAGTCGCGCAGGAATTGACGTCGACAACACGCCCCTGCACGTGCTCGCCGGCGACGCGGCGCATTCGATTCGCGTACTCGCGGACAAGATCCGCGCCGACGTCGTCGTGCTCGGACCGCACCGACAAGAAATCGATCGCGGGAACAGATTGGGAAGCACCGCACTGGCGATCGTCACGGCGTCGTGGGCGCCGTGCCTGATCGTCACCGAGAGGATGCGCCTGCCGCTCGAGCGCGTGCTCGTGCCGGTGGACTTGTCGGACACCGCTCGGGGAGCGCTGGTGGTCGGGTTGTCGTGGGCATCGGCGCTTCGGTCGCAGAGGAGCGACACCGATCCTGGTGTCCGCTTGACGGCGCTGTACGCCGATCAGTCGTCCAGCGAACGCGGAACGGCGCCGGTCCCTCAGCTCGAGGCCGAGTTGATGCACGTTCGCGCCGCTGCCGGAACGTGGTCCGGCGTCGCGATCGAGGGCCCCGAAATCGTGCCCGGCGATCCCGCGACGGTCATCGCCGCATACGCAACCGAACAACCGGTCGGTCTGATTGTCATGGGGACACGCGGACTCGGACTCGACACGCCGGGACGACTCGGGTCGGTTGCAGGCGATGTCGCCAACCGCGTCGACACACCGATCCTCCTCGTACCGCCGGCGGTGTGGCAGGCGCACGCCGATGCGTGGTGA
- a CDS encoding FtsX-like permease family protein, whose product MLNPLARAGTPEDARRYATERYVIAGADPPDVITMEQAHEDELRPWRLGAQLFALPGIIALIVATFGMYSAMAYVVSQRTRELGVRIALGAQRRRIVTDVVASGVRPLAAGLAIGLSVAIAFGSLVETMLYATTPRDPLTLAAVSLLLLASGVGGMLAPTYRALRVDPMTALRAE is encoded by the coding sequence ATGCTCAATCCGCTCGCTCGCGCCGGTACGCCGGAGGACGCGCGCCGCTACGCGACGGAGCGGTATGTCATCGCCGGCGCGGACCCGCCGGACGTCATAACCATGGAGCAAGCGCATGAGGATGAGCTCCGGCCGTGGCGGCTTGGCGCTCAGCTCTTCGCGCTTCCGGGAATCATCGCGTTGATCGTCGCCACCTTCGGCATGTACAGCGCAATGGCGTACGTCGTGAGTCAGCGCACGCGCGAGCTCGGCGTCCGAATCGCGCTCGGAGCGCAGCGACGGCGAATCGTCACCGACGTCGTGGCCTCAGGAGTGCGCCCGCTCGCCGCCGGTCTGGCCATCGGCCTCAGCGTCGCGATCGCGTTCGGGAGTCTCGTCGAGACGATGCTCTATGCCACAACGCCGCGCGATCCGCTGACGTTAGCCGCCGTCTCGCTTCTGCTGTTGGCGTCCGGAGTTGGCGGGATGCTCGCGCCGACCTACCGCGCGCTGCGCGTCGATCCGATGACCGCGTTGAGAGCCGAGTAG
- a CDS encoding universal stress protein — translation MRWPSRWPSSRIRRYVTGDVIDGADVAATLLHDLETHDAAFVVVATNAAGPVGRAIQGSVADRLVRESPRPVVVVPPRGEYMRGKQVTLRRVLVPLDGSSAALRVIPRLLALARAEMLEFVFLQVVRRERVGGHVMPPGTPTSGDEAPDGGEWTHVGAAVADQRLGAIAERLRARGSHAEVRVIESADVGSVIVDSIRNELVELIAMSTRGASGLRRLVLGSVAEHVVTHSEVPVLLVTARSGEGGP, via the coding sequence TTGCGGTGGCCGTCGCGCTGGCCGAGCTCGCGGATTCGGCGATACGTCACGGGAGACGTCATCGATGGCGCCGACGTCGCCGCGACGTTGCTCCACGATCTTGAAACGCACGATGCGGCGTTCGTGGTCGTGGCCACGAACGCGGCCGGCCCGGTGGGCCGCGCAATTCAAGGAAGTGTCGCCGACCGCCTCGTTCGCGAATCGCCTCGGCCCGTGGTCGTCGTTCCTCCGCGAGGCGAGTACATGCGCGGCAAACAGGTCACACTTCGCCGGGTACTCGTGCCTCTCGATGGATCGTCAGCCGCATTGCGTGTCATTCCCAGGCTGCTCGCGCTCGCGCGGGCAGAGATGCTGGAATTCGTGTTCCTTCAAGTCGTGCGACGCGAGCGCGTCGGCGGTCACGTCATGCCGCCGGGGACGCCGACGTCGGGTGACGAAGCGCCGGATGGCGGCGAATGGACGCATGTCGGAGCCGCCGTCGCCGACCAGCGCCTGGGTGCGATCGCGGAGCGCCTTCGCGCGCGCGGAAGTCACGCCGAGGTGCGTGTCATCGAGTCCGCCGATGTTGGATCTGTCATCGTCGACTCCATCCGCAACGAGCTCGTAGAGCTCATTGCAATGTCGACACGCGGCGCGAGCGGGTTACGCAGACTGGTACTTGGGAGCGTCGCGGAGCATGTGGTCACGCACAGCGAGGTTCCGGTGCTGCTCGTCACTGCCCGCTCCGGAGAGGGCGGTCCGTGA
- a CDS encoding MBL fold metallo-hydrolase produces the protein MNITFLGAAREVTGSCHLVHAGPSTIALDFGMFQGRRKDSNEKNQALPFDVKELNAVVLSHAHIDHSGRLPMLARYGYDGPIYATPATHDLCAIMLADSAHIQAKDAEFLQRRNREVAPPLYDARDVAKVMGQMVCIPYDKPFDVAPGMRGTFVEAGHILGSASVILECTEGATKRRLVFSGDVGRWGLPIIRDPHPPEGADAVILESTYGNRDHTPVDEMPNRLAEIVRETAAKGGRVIVPAFAVGRAQELMYDLHRLSRANAIPPIPIVLDSPLAIAATTIFATNPEACDQREELVNEVDDLFDFEQLEFTRDANASKALNTRHGPMIIIAASGMAEAGRILHHLAHGAPDPRNTILIVGFQAEHTLGRRIVERRETLKIYGEEVPLRARVEILNGYSAHADRGERRRWIDAVRGPSRRDLPVHLVHGEPEAQDAFAASLRADGYAVTTPERGATTSF, from the coding sequence ATGAACATCACCTTTCTCGGCGCGGCGCGTGAAGTCACCGGATCGTGCCATCTCGTGCACGCCGGCCCATCGACGATCGCGCTGGACTTCGGAATGTTTCAGGGGCGCCGAAAGGACTCGAACGAGAAGAATCAGGCACTTCCGTTCGACGTAAAGGAACTGAACGCGGTCGTCTTGTCGCATGCGCACATCGATCACTCGGGACGCTTGCCGATGCTCGCCCGATACGGCTACGATGGCCCGATCTACGCCACTCCGGCGACGCACGATCTCTGCGCGATCATGCTCGCGGATTCGGCGCACATTCAAGCAAAGGACGCGGAGTTCCTGCAGCGACGGAACCGCGAGGTCGCGCCGCCATTGTACGACGCGCGCGACGTCGCCAAGGTCATGGGCCAAATGGTTTGTATTCCCTATGACAAACCGTTCGACGTCGCGCCCGGGATGCGAGGCACATTCGTCGAAGCCGGACACATTCTTGGCTCGGCATCAGTCATCCTCGAGTGTACCGAGGGCGCGACGAAACGCCGGCTCGTCTTCTCCGGGGACGTTGGCCGATGGGGGCTGCCGATCATCCGCGATCCGCATCCTCCGGAGGGCGCGGATGCCGTCATTCTCGAATCGACCTACGGAAATCGGGATCATACTCCGGTCGATGAGATGCCGAACCGTCTCGCGGAGATCGTCCGCGAGACCGCGGCGAAGGGAGGGCGTGTCATCGTACCCGCATTTGCGGTCGGGCGCGCGCAGGAGCTCATGTACGATCTGCATCGGCTCTCGCGCGCGAACGCGATTCCACCCATTCCGATCGTTCTCGACAGCCCGCTCGCCATCGCCGCGACGACGATCTTCGCGACAAATCCTGAGGCGTGCGATCAGCGGGAAGAGCTCGTGAACGAGGTCGACGACCTGTTCGACTTCGAGCAGCTCGAGTTTACGCGCGATGCGAACGCGTCGAAGGCGCTCAATACGCGGCATGGTCCGATGATCATCATTGCGGCATCCGGCATGGCCGAGGCCGGACGCATTCTGCATCACCTTGCCCACGGCGCGCCCGATCCGAGAAACACGATCCTGATCGTCGGTTTTCAGGCCGAGCACACGCTGGGGCGTCGGATCGTCGAGCGGCGAGAGACGCTCAAGATCTACGGTGAGGAGGTCCCGCTGAGGGCGCGCGTCGAGATTCTCAACGGCTACAGCGCGCACGCCGATCGCGGGGAGCGGCGGCGGTGGATCGACGCGGTGCGCGGGCCTTCGAGGCGCGATCTGCCTGTGCATCTCGTGCACGGCGAGCCGGAAGCGCAGGACGCCTTCGCCGCGAGTTTGCGCGCGGACGGTTACGCCGTCACTACGCCGGAGCGGGGAGCGACGACTTCGTTCTGA
- a CDS encoding multicopper oxidase domain-containing protein has translation MTLVSCSTGQQPAADTAKKGAAGNAASGARQPHNSDSRLDSSLLKGEHHGGTSATGTATPGAQSVAYHRWDPALPPASTSGRIQLNWRAREAPVRTSDDTVIAGWTFEGDIPGPIVHCRVGDTVEFTLTNDADIPHSMDFHAAQIDPKNAFKSVAKGQSVTFTFTPKYAGAFMYHCGTSPVLMHIGSGMFGCIVVSPREPLPAAKEFVLVQNEFYLAEAANGVRASDYQKMLNTLPDIVCFNGRPNQYVKEPIHVRVGDRVRFWVVSAGPSHPCNFHVVGEQFDKVYLGAPPGNAISGVQTFSIPPGGGMGFELVCDVPGEFPFVNHGFGHGQKGAIGILVVDGERVRVK, from the coding sequence ATGACGCTCGTCTCCTGTTCGACCGGTCAACAGCCGGCCGCCGATACGGCGAAGAAAGGAGCGGCGGGCAACGCGGCTTCAGGGGCGCGGCAGCCTCATAACTCCGATAGCCGTCTCGATTCATCGCTGCTCAAGGGCGAGCATCACGGAGGCACATCCGCCACGGGGACGGCAACTCCGGGTGCTCAAAGCGTCGCATACCATCGCTGGGATCCGGCGCTGCCGCCGGCGTCGACGAGTGGCCGAATTCAGTTGAACTGGCGCGCGCGAGAAGCCCCGGTGCGCACGTCGGACGACACCGTCATCGCCGGTTGGACGTTCGAGGGCGACATCCCGGGCCCAATCGTGCATTGCCGAGTCGGCGATACGGTCGAGTTTACGCTGACGAACGATGCCGACATTCCGCATTCCATGGATTTCCACGCCGCGCAGATCGATCCGAAGAACGCATTCAAGTCGGTGGCGAAAGGGCAGTCGGTGACATTCACGTTCACGCCAAAGTATGCCGGCGCGTTCATGTATCATTGCGGCACGTCTCCGGTGCTCATGCACATCGGCAGCGGCATGTTCGGCTGCATTGTCGTGAGCCCGCGCGAGCCGCTGCCCGCCGCGAAAGAGTTCGTGCTCGTGCAGAACGAGTTCTATCTCGCGGAGGCGGCGAACGGCGTGCGGGCATCGGACTATCAGAAAATGCTCAACACGCTGCCGGACATCGTGTGCTTCAACGGCCGGCCGAATCAATACGTGAAAGAGCCGATCCACGTGCGAGTGGGGGATCGCGTTCGGTTCTGGGTGGTGAGCGCCGGGCCGTCACACCCGTGCAACTTCCACGTCGTCGGCGAGCAATTCGACAAGGTTTACCTGGGCGCGCCGCCCGGGAACGCGATTTCCGGCGTGCAGACGTTCAGCATACCACCGGGCGGCGGCATGGGCTTTGAGCTCGTCTGTGATGTTCCTGGCGAGTTTCCGTTCGTGAATCACGGCTTCGGGCACGGCCAGAAGGGAGCAATTGGAATTTTGGTTGTCGACGGCGAACGCGTTCGAGTGAAATGA
- a CDS encoding ATP-binding protein: protein MIGSQPRGVAPRVGQLRKLSGINRAFSYTTSLDEVARLTVEQGADLLSAPSAVLMLQDADDLLQVRASHGVAADRVARFGAPLSDEVVARLGGLLDVPGDQLLAVPLIARGTVIGLLALALDRPAVDIDEWLLSALADQAASALENARLFGEVRVELADQLRASKGATDAKDRALSTLAHDIRSPLGAIEGYCTIMEDGLYGEISAKQREGLGRIRMAGRHLLSLLDNVMDMARLSAGAINVRSEPVRLLEVAREAVDLLTPASYAKRQRLQLVGGPDVVVVGDGARLRQVLVNLVGNAVKFTHAEGSITLSTAEGVTDSGPCGEVLVSDNGPGISHADQASIFEPYYRSETTAAAPGVGLGLAISDALVRQMNGRMEVASELGAGSRFSIRLPMAVTI from the coding sequence ATGATCGGAAGTCAGCCCCGCGGCGTGGCGCCGCGGGTGGGCCAACTGCGAAAGCTTTCCGGCATCAACCGCGCATTCTCGTATACGACGTCGCTCGACGAAGTTGCTCGCCTCACGGTGGAACAGGGGGCCGATCTGCTGTCGGCGCCGTCGGCAGTCCTGATGCTCCAGGATGCCGACGATCTGCTGCAGGTGCGCGCGTCCCATGGCGTCGCGGCGGATCGAGTGGCTCGCTTCGGCGCGCCGTTGTCGGACGAGGTCGTGGCACGTCTCGGCGGACTGCTCGACGTGCCCGGCGACCAATTGCTCGCGGTGCCGCTCATCGCGCGCGGCACGGTGATCGGGCTCCTCGCTCTCGCGCTCGACCGGCCGGCCGTCGACATCGATGAATGGCTGCTCTCGGCCCTCGCGGATCAAGCGGCGTCCGCGCTGGAGAACGCGCGCCTCTTTGGCGAGGTGCGTGTGGAGTTGGCGGATCAGCTTCGCGCGAGCAAAGGCGCGACCGACGCGAAGGATCGCGCGCTCTCCACCCTCGCGCACGACATCCGCAGTCCGCTCGGCGCGATCGAGGGATACTGTACGATCATGGAAGATGGGTTGTATGGGGAGATCTCCGCCAAACAGCGGGAAGGCCTGGGCCGCATTCGCATGGCCGGGCGGCATCTCCTCTCGCTGCTCGACAACGTCATGGACATGGCGCGGCTCAGCGCGGGCGCCATCAACGTCCGCAGCGAACCGGTGCGTCTCCTCGAGGTCGCGAGGGAAGCGGTGGATCTGCTCACCCCGGCCTCGTACGCGAAACGGCAGCGGCTCCAGCTGGTTGGCGGACCGGACGTCGTGGTCGTCGGCGACGGGGCGCGGCTGCGCCAGGTGCTCGTCAATCTCGTCGGCAACGCCGTGAAGTTTACCCACGCCGAGGGGTCGATTACGCTCAGCACCGCGGAGGGCGTGACCGACTCGGGCCCGTGCGGAGAAGTCCTCGTGTCGGACAATGGTCCCGGTATCTCGCACGCCGATCAAGCGTCGATCTTCGAGCCCTATTACCGAAGCGAGACGACGGCGGCGGCGCCGGGCGTGGGGCTTGGGTTGGCGATCTCGGACGCACTCGTCAGACAAATGAACGGACGGATGGAGGTTGCAAGCGAACTTGGCGCCGGGTCGCGCTTCTCGATCCGCTTGCCGATGGCGGTCACCATCTGA
- a CDS encoding ATPase domain-containing protein produces MSILLPPDRRLVRDVDGETGDRMRSGNREADYILGGGFPTNSINIIMGHPGSGKTIFAEQLIFDNAADDRPILYFTTLSEPLSKVVRYLQGFRFFDETKLGTQVIYEDVGEQLSKEGPAILIPVLKEAIRSLAPKIIVIDSFKAVHDLMPSDGDRRRLVYELTALLTAYGTTAFLLGEYTEDDILRYPEFAIADGIVEMSRRRLGNRDERYFRVYKLRGSKYLEGAHAFRITDAGLDMYPRLVSPSMPEGYEPPDERISTGIAGLDRMLDGGVWRGTTTLLAGPSGAGKTTIGLQFALEGAREGEPSLYMNFQENPSQLMRTIRSLGVDLEEAQAHGLQLVYASPVELQIDSIIVDMFRRIQQGKIRRVVIDALGDLASAATDQQRLHDYLYALVQHFAVSTITSILNFETTANSVSIQGVQNAMSYLSDNVLLLTVGGEETTRRTIRILKTRGSAHDLRIREIAISGAGVEIVT; encoded by the coding sequence ATGAGCATTCTATTACCTCCCGATCGCCGCCTGGTGCGAGACGTCGACGGCGAAACAGGCGACCGCATGCGGTCGGGCAATCGCGAGGCCGACTACATCCTCGGCGGCGGATTCCCGACGAATTCGATCAACATCATCATGGGTCACCCGGGCTCCGGCAAGACGATCTTCGCCGAACAACTGATCTTCGACAACGCGGCCGACGACCGGCCGATCCTCTATTTCACGACGTTGTCGGAGCCGCTCTCCAAAGTCGTGCGCTATCTCCAGGGCTTTCGCTTTTTCGACGAGACCAAGCTCGGCACGCAAGTGATCTACGAGGACGTCGGCGAACAGTTGTCGAAGGAGGGACCCGCCATCTTGATTCCGGTGCTCAAGGAAGCGATTCGCTCGCTCGCGCCGAAGATCATCGTCATCGATTCATTCAAGGCCGTGCACGATCTCATGCCGTCCGACGGCGACCGGCGCCGGCTCGTGTACGAGCTCACGGCGTTGCTCACGGCGTATGGAACGACCGCCTTCCTCCTCGGCGAATACACCGAGGACGACATCCTGCGCTACCCCGAGTTCGCCATCGCGGACGGCATCGTCGAGATGTCGCGACGGCGGCTCGGCAACCGCGATGAACGATACTTCCGCGTCTACAAACTGCGCGGCAGCAAGTATCTCGAAGGCGCACACGCATTCCGGATCACCGATGCGGGCTTGGACATGTATCCGCGGCTCGTCAGCCCGTCGATGCCGGAAGGCTACGAACCACCGGACGAACGGATCTCGACCGGCATCGCGGGCCTCGATCGCATGCTCGACGGCGGCGTCTGGCGCGGTACGACCACGCTGCTGGCCGGACCGTCGGGCGCCGGGAAGACGACGATCGGCTTGCAGTTCGCGCTGGAGGGAGCCCGCGAAGGCGAGCCCAGTCTCTATATGAACTTTCAGGAAAATCCGTCGCAGCTCATGCGCACCATCCGCAGCCTGGGCGTCGACTTGGAAGAAGCGCAGGCGCACGGACTCCAGCTCGTGTACGCGTCGCCGGTCGAACTGCAGATCGACAGCATCATCGTCGACATGTTCCGTCGCATTCAACAGGGCAAGATTCGTCGAGTCGTCATCGACGCGCTCGGCGATCTCGCGAGCGCGGCGACGGATCAACAGCGGCTGCACGATTATCTCTATGCGCTCGTGCAGCATTTCGCCGTGAGCACCATCACGAGCATCCTCAACTTCGAGACGACGGCAAACTCCGTGTCCATTCAGGGCGTGCAGAACGCCATGAGCTATCTGTCGGACAATGTCCTGTTGCTCACGGTCGGTGGCGAGGAAACCACGCGCCGTACGATCCGGATTCTCAAGACGCGTGGCAGCGCACACGACCTCCGGATTCGAGAAATCGCCATCAGCGGCGCGGGCGTCGAGATCGTCACGTGA